In Planctomycetota bacterium, a genomic segment contains:
- a CDS encoding PEP-CTERM sorting domain-containing protein (PEP-CTERM proteins occur, often in large numbers, in the proteomes of bacteria that also encode an exosortase, a predicted intramembrane cysteine proteinase. The presence of a PEP-CTERM domain at a protein's C-terminus predicts cleavage within the sorting domain, followed by covalent anchoring to some some component of the (usually Gram-negative) cell surface. Many PEP-CTERM proteins exhibit an unusual sequence composition that includes large numbers of potential glycosylation sites. Expression of one such protein has been shown restore the ability of a bacterium to form floc, a type of biofilm.): protein MKLATFAASVSLASVPAYGQFTEFFDEALFLAELDSVTVETFDGFLPGDGVDAVTFFDFGAFTADGFNGAEFIVAAGGSFGDVNGTNFIDGFVGATPSVRTVVLTFDDPISALGADFVSPGSGSGLAFEVGGVTALDTTPLGFGSGFAGFTSDTPFTEVTLTFGTGTSAAEVFSFDDLAFGTLIPEPTSLALFGMAGPVGLRRRR from the coding sequence ATGAAGCTTGCCACTTTCGCCGCGAGCGTTTCGCTCGCCTCTGTACCTGCGTACGGGCAATTCACTGAGTTCTTCGACGAGGCGTTGTTCCTCGCCGAGCTGGACAGTGTGACCGTTGAAACCTTCGACGGCTTCCTGCCGGGTGACGGCGTCGACGCCGTCACGTTCTTCGACTTCGGAGCGTTCACCGCCGATGGTTTCAACGGCGCCGAGTTCATCGTCGCGGCCGGCGGCAGCTTCGGCGACGTGAACGGCACGAACTTCATCGACGGCTTCGTCGGAGCGACGCCGTCGGTCCGGACGGTCGTGCTGACCTTTGATGATCCGATCAGTGCTCTGGGTGCCGACTTCGTTAGCCCCGGGAGCGGCTCGGGTCTGGCCTTCGAGGTCGGCGGCGTCACCGCGCTCGACACCACGCCGCTCGGCTTCGGCAGCGGGTTTGCCGGCTTCACCAGCGACACGCCCTTCACCGAGGTGACGCTCACCTTCGGCACTGGCACGTCCGCCGCTGAGGTGTTCAGCTTCGACGACCTCGCTTTCGGCACGCTGATCCCTGAGCCCACATCGCTTGCCCTCTTCGGCATGGCCGGCCCGGTTGGCCTGCGTCGGCGTCGCTGA